The segment CTCGTACCTTTTTTGCCATCCCATCATTTGCATTGCTTTCAATAACTTCTGTATCTGTCAATTTCTCAAGCAATAAATAAATCGAATTTTCCATTGCAAATCCAAGTCCAGTTTCTGTTATCAAATCATAATCATTCAGTCC is part of the Leptotrichia trevisanii DSM 22070 genome and harbors:
- a CDS encoding HAD hydrolase family protein; protein product: GLNDYDLITETGLGFAMENSIYLLLEKLTDTEVIESNANDGMAKKVRELFDL